One Solanum lycopersicum chromosome 2, SLM_r2.1 genomic region harbors:
- the LOC138342060 gene encoding uncharacterized protein, which produces MAAPPTPQEGALQTRPPLFNGKYYGWWKNRMMDHLIGENPDLWGVILDGPTIPMKTATDGITKIPKERKEWNAEDKLAIQNNAKAKKILICGIGPDEYNRISSCQDAKAIWETLQTAHEGTTQVKKSKIDNLNRQYELFRMAKEETIQDMHTKFTSIINEMYSLGEIVPNGKAVRKLLSVLPETWESKVEAITEARDLDSLAMD; this is translated from the coding sequence ATGGCTGCACCACCTACACCACAGGAAGGAGCTTTACAAACTCGACCACCACTGTTCAATGGCAAATATTATGGATGGTGGAAAAATCGTATGATGGACCATCTTATTGGAGAAAACCCTGATCTGTGGGGAGTAATTCTAGATGGCCCAACCATACCTATGAAAACCGCAACTGATGGAATCACCAAAAtcccaaaggaaagaaaagaatggaatgCTGAAGACAAGCTTGCAATCCAAAACAATGCCAAAGCCAAGAAAATTTTGATCTGTGGCATAGGACCAGACGAATACAATCGAATCTCGTCCTGTCAAGATGCCAAAGCCATATGGGAAACACTACAAACCGCTCATGAAGGAACAACGCAAGTCAAGAAGTCCaaaattgataacttgaacAGGCAATATGAGCTGTTCAGGATGGCAAAAGAGGAGACTATTCAAGACATGCACACCAAGTTCACCTCCATCATCAATGAGATGTACTCCTTGGGAGAGATAGTTCCTAATGGAAAGGCAGTAAGGAAACTCTTGAGTGTCCTTCCTGAAACTTGGGAAAGTAAAGTCGAGGCTATCACTGAAGCCCGCGACCTAGACTCACTGGCCATGGATTAG